From the Sebastes fasciatus isolate fSebFas1 chromosome 3, fSebFas1.pri, whole genome shotgun sequence genome, one window contains:
- the serping1 gene encoding plasma protease C1 inhibitor has product MKLQAVLCLVLQLTFELSSCVKLQVVPGSTLVLPCLTFQTDYSAATITWQFNGEDVSAQTPGSPRVKQDGMFLSISPVTVANQGEYSCLIKEDNMEIKRSFAVTVDDSISFTIKVVEGYTAHLPCYFPPSSQVEANALWFKEGGLNKRTQLNPEDDSTADNKRLELLYPLDRDQTIIIRNTRMEDEGLYYCQSAEGDTLSKVHVHVEVGPTDVPHSCSGFDMPWEPCQDENSRTGGPMLQESITEFSMKLYSYLRESQPSSNLLFSPISISGLLSHLLLGARGETRRAIERAVCVPHDFHCVHHQMKKLRDNLSGSLQMASQIYYNPQMNLSESFTNQSIQYYEAEPTMLLETSEENTEMINSWVANKTNNKIQLLVDSVPPSTQLMLLNAVSFSGQWKVKYEMKPRKGLFTKLNGDLVRVPILYHPKYSAAMTYIVELKAQVARLGLSGDSSLYILLPRSNTVTDLQQVEKLMTDTAVRQMIEQMKTTTPELIEVTLPQIKLDIQPDMNMLIKKLGLSSLFEGPNVCGLYSEDRLVLDDAKHRAFLALTEQGVEAGAITTMSFSRSFPSFSALRPFIMLLWSDQANVPLFIGRVTEP; this is encoded by the exons ATGAAACTACAGGCCGTACTTTGCCTCGTGCTGCAGCTCACTTTTGAG CTTTCGTCATGCGTAAAACTCCAGGTGGTACCTGGTTCCACTCTGGTGCTGCCCTGTCTCACATTTCAAACTGACTACAGTGCGGCGACCATCACCTGGCAATTCAATG GTGAAGATGTGAGTGCTCAGACGCCTGGCTCGCCTAGAGTTAAACAGGATGGCATGTTTCTCTCTATATCCCCTGTTACTGTTGCCAACCAGGGCGAGTACTCGTGTTTGATAAAGGAGGACAATATGGAGATAAAAAGGTCATTCGCTGTTACCGTTGATG ATTCCATTAGCTTTACCATTAAGGTAGTGGAAGGCTACACCGCTCACCTCCCGTGCTATTTCCCACCTTCCAGCCAAGTCGAGGCCAATGCACTCTGGTTCAAAGAGGGGGGTTTGAACAAGAGAACACAGCTGAATCCTGAAGACGATTCAACAGCTGATAATAAGAGATTGGAGCTGCTTTATCCACTCGACCGTGATCAGACCATCATAATCAGAAACACTAGGATGGAGGATGAAGGACTTTACTATTGTCAATCTGCTGAGGGGGACACACTGAGCAAGGTACATGTCCATGTTGAAG TTGGTCCTACCGATGTTCCTCACTCGTGCAGTGGTTTCGACATGCCGTGGGAGCCCTGCCAGGATGAGAACAGTCGCACAGGGGGACCCATGTTGCAGGAATCCATCACAGAGTTTTCCATGAAGCTGTATTCTTACCTCAGAGAATCACAACCCTCCAGCAACTTGCTCTTCTCTCCCATCAGTATCAGCGGGTTACTGTCCCACTTGTTGTTAG GTGCACGAGGTGAAACCCGTAGAGCCATTGAGAGGGCCGTCTGCGTGCCTCATGacttccactgtgttcaccaccAGATGAAGAAGCTGAGAGACAATCTGTCTGGCTCCTTGCAGATGGCTTCTCAGATCTACTATAACCCAC AAATGAATCTGAGTGAGTCCTTTACTAACCAGTCCATCCAGTACTATGAAGCGGAGCCCACCATGCTGCTGGAAACCAGTGAGGAAAACACAGAGATGATCAACAGCTGGGTGGCAAATAAGACCAACAATAAAATCCAACTTTTGGTTGACTCCGTACCACCCAGTACACAGCTGATGCTGCTCAACGCTGTCTCCTTTAGTG gTCAGTGGAAGGTCAAGTATGAAATGAAACCCAGGAAAGGACTTTTCACAAAACTGAACGGTGATCTGGTGAGGGTGCCGATTCTCTATCACCCGAAATACTCGGCGGCAATGACGTACATAGTTGAGCTAAAGGCACAG gTGGCGAGGCTTGGTCTCTCAGGTGACAGCAGTCTTTACATCCTGCTGCCTCGCTCCAACACAGTGACTGACCTGCAGCAGGTGGAGAAGTTGATGACGGACACAGCTGTGCGTCAAATGATAGagcaaatgaaaacaacaactccTGAGCTAATCGAGGTCACTCTGCCCCAAATCAAGCTGGATATCCAACCAGATATGAACATGCTTATCAAGAAATTAG GATTGTCGTCACTCTTCGAGGGTCCCAACGTGTGTGGTCTCTACTCCGAAGACAGGTTGGTTCTGGACGATGCCAAACACAGAGCCTTCCTCGCACTGACCGAACAAGGAGTCGAGGCCGGGGCCATCACCACTATGTCGTTCTCTCGCTCTTTCCCTTCTTTCTCTGCCCTGCGGCCTTTCATCATGCTGCTGTGGAGCGACCAGGCCAATGTGCCACTCTTTATTGGCAGAGTGACCGAGCCATGA